One Leptospira levettii genomic window carries:
- a CDS encoding LIC_13246 family protein: MSVSFILDRGKYFSSENPFLRTKSLSCLPPFGMNENELSWHELVSKKEEFLHILRILNHYYEMRGETKSKQFGFRRLLADSDPNSVQIFFAKIGPFEYQVACRILPNEETETWIHVDGIAEERERLRQIGNTEHPVFSLVCLGDLFSISVPTLLSI, encoded by the coding sequence ATGTCTGTTTCGTTCATCTTGGATAGGGGAAAGTATTTTTCAAGTGAGAATCCGTTTTTAAGAACCAAGTCACTCTCTTGTTTACCTCCCTTTGGTATGAATGAGAATGAACTATCCTGGCATGAATTGGTTTCGAAAAAAGAAGAGTTTTTACATATCCTAAGGATTTTAAACCATTATTACGAAATGAGAGGGGAAACCAAATCCAAACAATTTGGATTTAGGCGCCTTCTTGCCGATTCTGATCCTAACTCTGTCCAAATCTTTTTTGCAAAGATTGGTCCGTTTGAATACCAGGTAGCTTGCCGCATTTTACCCAATGAGGAAACAGAAACTTGGATCCATGTGGATGGCATAGCTGAGGAAAGAGAGCGTTTACGACAAATCGGAAATACAGAACACCCAGTGTTCTCTTTAGTGTGTTTGGGTGATCTCTTTTCGATCTCTGTTCCGACCCTTTTATCCATTTAA
- a CDS encoding SLC5 family protein, whose product MITTIDILFFGFTFLLVLGIGMFVGRKESSSKDYFLGGRSLPWWGIAGSLFGTNISANHLVGMLGIGFSVGFAQSHYEFGSIPAIVLLAFVFLPLFRRKKFFTLSQFLQEKFGKETGRIYSAISLILITIQLTGALYIGARSFLPFLQNLGVSVTYTELVIWIAFTSTIYTWFGGLKSVVYTDVIQTFLILASGIVLAYLSITRPEVGGLLELFAKEESRMDGLSKMNLYLPPNHPTLPWTGALSGLFLLHTFYWNTNQYVVQRTLGGKSLREARYGILVGGLLKLTVPFFSILTGIAAFQIWSSLGETTNIAPDEAFSKLVVLVVPVGYGLIGVILAGLLGAIFSSIDSMLHSAATLFTIDFYKPLFEKNGGSLSDERQMQSGRIFLLLFSFLVTVFAIVLIDPNSKKNFFLELSNQSSHFTPALLVVFLLGVLSVKINSKAICGTILLTPLISLLSPYLYTNYAPSTIKLTLGEELNFLHRVFLIFHFAFFVLTFAAFLQYKKNPNEISLRERFNFISFNQNPQKRKKPFILNGFFIFFILFIFLIVLRVQFPNAKFLIASLGFLLLIFSSLVLTYRKKSAKQNLISVLGKRDEWLYGILLGFTFFFYLWF is encoded by the coding sequence ATGATCACAACAATTGATATCCTCTTCTTTGGCTTTACCTTCCTACTTGTGCTGGGGATTGGTATGTTTGTAGGGAGAAAAGAGTCTTCCTCAAAGGATTATTTTCTTGGAGGAAGAAGCCTTCCCTGGTGGGGGATTGCTGGTTCTCTCTTTGGCACCAATATTTCGGCAAACCATTTAGTAGGGATGCTCGGGATAGGATTTTCTGTCGGATTCGCACAAAGCCATTATGAATTTGGATCCATTCCCGCGATTGTACTGTTAGCATTTGTATTTTTACCACTATTCCGTAGAAAAAAGTTTTTTACCCTCTCCCAATTTTTACAGGAAAAGTTTGGAAAAGAAACAGGAAGAATCTACTCTGCAATCTCGCTCATTCTCATAACGATCCAACTGACTGGTGCTTTGTACATTGGAGCACGAAGTTTTTTACCATTTTTGCAAAACCTTGGTGTATCGGTTACCTACACGGAACTTGTCATTTGGATTGCATTTACCTCTACCATCTACACTTGGTTTGGTGGATTAAAATCGGTTGTCTACACTGATGTCATCCAAACCTTTTTAATTTTAGCATCAGGGATTGTCCTCGCCTATCTTTCGATTACAAGACCCGAAGTTGGTGGGTTACTGGAACTTTTTGCAAAAGAAGAAAGTAGAATGGATGGACTGAGTAAAATGAATTTATACTTACCTCCAAATCACCCTACACTTCCTTGGACGGGAGCACTGAGTGGGTTATTTTTATTACATACGTTTTATTGGAATACGAATCAATACGTCGTACAAAGAACATTAGGTGGAAAATCACTGAGAGAAGCTCGGTATGGGATATTAGTGGGTGGACTTTTAAAACTCACAGTTCCTTTTTTTTCGATTTTAACCGGGATTGCAGCGTTTCAAATTTGGTCTTCCCTTGGGGAAACAACAAACATAGCTCCTGATGAAGCATTCTCCAAATTAGTTGTCTTGGTTGTTCCTGTAGGATATGGACTCATCGGAGTCATTCTTGCAGGATTATTGGGAGCAATTTTTTCAAGTATTGATTCCATGTTACATTCAGCGGCTACGTTATTCACTATTGATTTTTACAAACCCCTCTTTGAAAAAAATGGGGGATCACTTTCTGATGAAAGACAAATGCAATCAGGAAGAATTTTTCTCTTGTTATTTTCTTTTTTAGTAACTGTGTTTGCAATTGTTCTCATTGATCCAAATTCAAAAAAAAATTTCTTTCTTGAGTTATCCAATCAAAGTTCGCACTTCACACCCGCTTTACTTGTCGTATTTTTACTTGGAGTTTTGAGTGTCAAAATCAACTCCAAAGCCATCTGCGGGACAATCCTTCTCACTCCACTCATTTCCCTCTTAAGTCCTTATCTTTATACAAACTATGCGCCGAGCACCATTAAACTTACACTTGGTGAAGAATTGAATTTTTTACACCGCGTATTTCTCATCTTTCACTTTGCCTTTTTTGTTCTGACATTTGCCGCATTCCTTCAATACAAAAAAAATCCTAATGAAATTTCTCTCCGCGAACGTTTTAATTTCATTTCATTCAATCAAAACCCACAAAAACGAAAAAAACCTTTCATTTTGAATGGTTTTTTCATCTTTTTCATCTTGTTTATTTTCCTTATTGTTTTGCGAGTCCAATTCCCAAATGCAAAATTCCTGATTGCTTCCTTAGGATTTTTGCTTTTGATTTTTTCTTCTTTGGTTCTTACCTATCGCAAAAAATCAGCAAAACAAAACCTCATTTCTGTACTTGGCAAACGAGATGAATGGTTGTATGGAATTTTACTAGGTTTTACATTTTTCTTTTATTTATGGTTCTAA
- the trmB gene encoding tRNA (guanosine(46)-N7)-methyltransferase TrmB, which yields MLVNPEIQEKLWKFTIRTPYKSDYLLQPNERGKKIDLKNSFPSHTKNFVLELGSGWGEVAIELAKNDQQTGYLLMEKKVNRIIHTEKQRKSLGLENIRYMTVNFQWFFDELLEKEFFDKIIINFPDPWPKKKHHKNRLMQPHMIQQIYSLLKPGGELLFATDYGPYARKTISLFRKFPEFLWKDKEYEFERPGFPISFFEAEKRSEGKRIYYLKRTKTL from the coding sequence TTGTTAGTTAATCCAGAAATCCAAGAAAAACTTTGGAAGTTCACCATCAGAACTCCCTACAAGTCTGACTATCTCCTGCAACCTAACGAACGCGGGAAAAAAATCGACCTAAAAAATTCTTTCCCTTCACACACCAAAAACTTTGTTTTAGAGTTAGGTTCCGGTTGGGGTGAAGTTGCCATTGAATTGGCGAAAAATGACCAACAAACAGGTTACCTACTCATGGAAAAAAAGGTAAACCGCATCATCCACACCGAAAAACAAAGAAAATCGTTAGGATTGGAAAATATTCGTTATATGACCGTTAACTTCCAATGGTTTTTCGATGAACTCCTTGAGAAAGAATTTTTTGACAAAATCATCATCAATTTTCCAGATCCATGGCCCAAAAAAAAGCATCATAAAAACAGACTGATGCAACCACATATGATACAACAAATATACAGTCTGTTAAAACCAGGTGGTGAACTTTTATTTGCCACTGACTACGGTCCATATGCGAGAAAAACCATCTCCCTATTTCGCAAATTCCCTGAGTTTTTATGGAAGGACAAAGAATATGAATTTGAAAGGCCTGGATTTCCCATTTCATTTTTTGAAGCGGAAAAACGAAGTGAAGGGAAACGGATTTATTACTTAAAACGAACCAAAACTTTGTGA
- a CDS encoding aldo/keto reductase: protein MVPQIHFPKHNLSISRLVYGIWRLHEDKHGFGEDRIYEKINLCLELGIDTFDHADIYGDFENEERFGKVLKKYPNLKNKIKIITKCGIQIPGNKFSTKHYNTTKEHIRYSVERSLRKLQVDCLDVVLIHRPDPLMDPTEMAEVFDSLTAEGKVKHFGVSNFTPSQFQMVQSKFNRPLFTNQVEFHLFHTEPMVDGTFDQMLESDIHPMVWSPTAGGKVFSPKTETEIKTSIKLQDIAKRFGASIDQIVYSWFLNHPAGLVPILGTNDMERIKSAANSFSYPLSRLDWFAILETARGREVA from the coding sequence ATGGTTCCACAAATTCATTTTCCAAAACATAATTTATCCATTTCTCGTTTGGTGTATGGGATTTGGAGGTTACATGAAGACAAACATGGATTTGGTGAAGATCGAATTTATGAGAAAATTAATTTGTGTTTGGAGCTCGGAATTGATACATTCGATCATGCAGATATTTATGGAGATTTTGAAAATGAGGAACGTTTTGGGAAGGTACTCAAAAAATACCCAAACCTAAAAAATAAAATTAAAATCATCACCAAGTGTGGGATACAAATTCCTGGGAACAAATTTTCTACTAAACATTATAATACTACGAAAGAACACATTCGTTATTCGGTGGAACGATCTTTACGAAAACTACAAGTTGATTGTTTGGATGTAGTGCTCATTCACAGACCCGACCCACTCATGGATCCAACGGAGATGGCAGAGGTTTTTGATTCTTTAACAGCAGAAGGTAAGGTCAAACATTTTGGAGTTTCTAATTTTACTCCTTCTCAATTCCAAATGGTCCAATCGAAATTCAATCGTCCTCTATTCACAAACCAGGTGGAGTTTCATTTATTTCACACCGAACCTATGGTTGATGGAACCTTTGACCAAATGTTAGAATCTGATATTCATCCTATGGTTTGGTCTCCAACTGCGGGCGGAAAAGTATTCTCGCCAAAAACAGAAACGGAAATCAAAACCTCAATCAAATTGCAGGATATCGCAAAACGATTCGGTGCAAGTATCGACCAAATTGTATACTCATGGTTTTTAAATCACCCTGCAGGTCTTGTTCCCATTTTAGGAACCAATGATATGGAACGAATTAAATCTGCCGCAAATAGTTTTTCTTATCCACTATCTCGATTGGACTGGTTTGCCATTTTGGAAACGGCAAGAGGCCGGGAAGTGGCGTAA
- a CDS encoding MBL fold metallo-hydrolase has protein sequence MKITLFGVRGSLPTPISKQEQREKTLKILHLAKEEWKKDPNGFSEEEFLNHLPIPLSQDLGGNTTCVFIEGDGGERVILDMGTGLRVLGNQLAPEAFSGKEMDIHILVSHTHWDHIQGWPFFKPGYSPSVNIHFYSCIPNLEERLERQQHPENFPVTFQQMASKKHFHLWKEFESYMLGGLKIIPFGLRHPGSCTGYRIREGNKIFLFCTDVEYREEDREHLLKMKPQIAGADLIIIDAQYSTSEAEKKIGWGHTAVSKAVEFAEMMEIRSVVLTHHEPDHTDHEVARIILDEARLLKPGGMQVHIAHEGQKFIL, from the coding sequence ATGAAAATAACTCTTTTTGGTGTGCGAGGTAGTCTTCCCACTCCGATTTCAAAACAGGAACAACGAGAAAAAACCTTAAAGATTCTGCATTTAGCAAAAGAGGAGTGGAAAAAAGATCCAAATGGTTTTTCCGAAGAGGAGTTTTTAAACCATCTACCAATCCCTCTCTCACAAGACTTAGGTGGCAATACCACCTGTGTTTTCATCGAAGGTGATGGTGGAGAAAGAGTGATTTTAGATATGGGAACTGGGTTACGTGTTCTTGGAAACCAACTTGCCCCAGAAGCTTTTAGTGGAAAGGAGATGGACATTCATATCCTTGTATCCCACACACATTGGGATCATATCCAAGGTTGGCCATTTTTCAAACCAGGGTATTCACCTTCAGTAAACATCCATTTTTATTCTTGTATTCCCAATTTAGAAGAACGTTTAGAAAGACAACAACATCCAGAAAACTTTCCTGTCACCTTCCAACAGATGGCTTCTAAAAAACATTTTCATTTATGGAAAGAATTTGAATCCTATATGTTAGGTGGTCTAAAAATCATTCCTTTTGGTCTTCGCCATCCAGGATCTTGTACGGGTTACCGCATTAGAGAAGGTAATAAGATATTTTTATTTTGTACGGATGTTGAATACCGTGAAGAAGACAGAGAACATTTATTAAAGATGAAACCCCAAATTGCTGGAGCAGATCTTATCATCATCGATGCACAGTATAGCACTTCTGAAGCGGAGAAAAAAATAGGTTGGGGGCATACGGCTGTCAGTAAGGCTGTTGAATTCGCAGAAATGATGGAAATTCGATCCGTGGTATTAACTCACCATGAACCTGACCATACAGACCATGAAGTGGCAAGGATCATTTTAGATGAAGCACGTTTACTAAAACCAGGTGGAATGCAAGTTCACATTGCACATGAAGGCCAAAAGTTTATTTTATAA
- a CDS encoding rhomboid family intramembrane serine protease: MFVFEKANQKFRFPIITFCLIVITLCTQFLETNNTYAFTPKKEFGLSLFSSFFFNSSFVEWTTNAIYLYMFADNIEDVVGPLNFFFLFLFFGILTNLTYYLFHMNSIIPVVGTSGVVSGFLGMYFVFFPKVKSTMVFEKIAFKDVPIYFSLSIWILIQGYLYIVELHSDIRSTYAGQVVVFLFGMILANGFVRLKYLDRLEHNLRLTTFQNKTVLCPSCNHPIPAKKYGRFHCHVCHTNFFFDRKGKKFLP; encoded by the coding sequence ATGTTTGTTTTTGAAAAAGCAAATCAGAAATTTCGATTCCCAATTATCACTTTCTGTTTGATTGTCATCACTCTATGCACTCAGTTTTTAGAAACAAATAACACGTATGCATTCACTCCTAAAAAAGAATTTGGATTGAGTTTATTCTCTTCTTTCTTCTTTAATTCTTCTTTTGTAGAGTGGACAACCAATGCGATCTACTTGTACATGTTTGCTGATAATATTGAAGATGTAGTCGGTCCTCTCAATTTTTTCTTTTTGTTTCTGTTTTTTGGAATCCTAACAAATCTAACTTATTATTTATTCCACATGAATTCCATCATACCTGTTGTGGGAACTTCTGGTGTGGTTTCAGGATTTTTAGGAATGTATTTTGTTTTTTTTCCAAAAGTAAAAAGCACAATGGTATTCGAAAAAATAGCATTCAAAGATGTGCCAATTTACTTTAGTTTAAGCATTTGGATCCTCATCCAAGGATACTTGTATATTGTCGAACTCCATAGTGACATCCGAAGTACGTATGCGGGCCAAGTAGTGGTTTTTTTGTTTGGGATGATCCTTGCCAATGGATTTGTCCGACTCAAGTATCTGGACAGACTGGAACATAATTTACGATTAACTACATTCCAAAACAAAACGGTTCTTTGCCCATCTTGTAACCACCCTATCCCAGCTAAAAAATACGGAAGGTTCCATTGTCATGTTTGCCATACCAATTTTTTCTTTGATCGAAAGGGAAAAAAATTCCTGCCTTAA
- a CDS encoding SRPBCC family protein has product MNSKQNEVKMIRKGDTEVVFQRYFDAPRELVFDCHTKPELMRRWLIGPEGMVLNTCEQDLRVGGKYLYLYADDKGNKSGVYGTFREVVVPETLANTENYIMDMATFNPNAPEDPNATFESRTFTTEGKRTLMTHLCRYASPDICKMMVESGAADGMAECYLELDKLLGKIG; this is encoded by the coding sequence ATGAATTCAAAACAAAATGAAGTGAAGATGATTCGGAAAGGTGACACAGAGGTTGTTTTTCAAAGGTATTTTGATGCACCTAGAGAATTGGTTTTTGATTGTCACACCAAACCTGAGTTAATGCGAAGATGGCTTATCGGACCGGAAGGTATGGTCCTCAATACTTGTGAACAAGACCTAAGAGTGGGTGGAAAATACCTATATCTGTATGCCGATGATAAGGGAAATAAATCAGGAGTTTATGGAACCTTTCGCGAGGTAGTCGTTCCAGAAACTCTTGCCAATACAGAAAATTACATAATGGATATGGCAACATTCAATCCAAATGCTCCTGAAGATCCAAACGCTACGTTTGAATCCCGCACTTTTACAACAGAAGGCAAACGGACATTGATGACACATCTCTGTCGGTATGCATCACCTGATATTTGTAAGATGATGGTAGAGTCAGGTGCAGCAGATGGAATGGCAGAATGTTATTTGGAGTTAGATAAGTTACTAGGAAAAATTGGATAG
- a CDS encoding ArsR/SmtB family transcription factor: MQTLDATFSALADPTRRAILMHLAKKDLTVMELTKPFQMSQPAISKHLRILEEAGLISTTRRAQERPRRLETAPLKEAVDWMEKYRQIWEKRYQALDGLLEELQRIQPKGARKK; this comes from the coding sequence ATGCAAACTCTGGACGCAACATTTTCCGCACTTGCTGATCCCACAAGAAGGGCCATTTTAATGCATCTGGCAAAAAAAGACCTAACAGTGATGGAACTCACGAAACCGTTTCAAATGAGCCAACCAGCTATCTCGAAACACCTAAGGATTTTAGAGGAAGCGGGGCTGATTTCAACCACAAGGAGGGCGCAAGAAAGGCCTCGTAGGTTAGAAACTGCTCCTCTCAAAGAAGCAGTGGATTGGATGGAGAAATACCGCCAGATATGGGAAAAACGATACCAGGCTCTCGATGGGTTATTGGAAGAATTACAAAGAATACAACCAAAAGGAGCGAGGAAAAAATGA
- a CDS encoding NADP-dependent isocitrate dehydrogenase: MGKIKVKTPLVELDGDEMTRIIWKEIKDRFIHPYLDITLEYYDLGVEYRDKTDDQVTVDSANAIKKHGVGVKCATITPNADRVKEYNLKQEWKSPNGTIRAILDGTVFRKPIIIKNIPAAVNSWKKPIAIGRHAYGDIYRDVEILVDGPGKVELVYTDASGKEKQRLLVNEFKGAGVALAMHNLDESIKSFAKACFTYALSEKISIWFATKDTISKKYHARFRDIFDTMAKEQESAMKAAGITYSYYLIDDAVAQIMKNEGGQLWALMNYDGDVMSDMVASGFGSLGLMTSVLVSPDGKYEYEAAHGTVTRHYRKYQKGETTSTNSVASIFAWTGALAKRGELDGTPDVVNFAHKLEEAIIETIEGGEMTKDLLSLSTAAKKTELDTFQFMEAVQKRLDAKLK, encoded by the coding sequence ATGGGAAAAATTAAAGTAAAAACACCGTTAGTTGAGTTAGACGGCGATGAAATGACAAGAATCATCTGGAAAGAAATCAAAGATCGTTTCATTCACCCTTACTTAGATATTACATTAGAGTATTATGATCTCGGTGTAGAATATCGTGATAAAACGGATGACCAAGTCACTGTTGATTCTGCAAACGCAATCAAAAAACACGGTGTAGGTGTGAAGTGTGCGACAATCACTCCAAATGCTGACAGGGTAAAAGAATACAATTTAAAACAAGAGTGGAAATCACCTAACGGAACAATCCGTGCGATTTTAGATGGAACTGTATTTCGTAAACCTATTATTATCAAAAACATTCCAGCAGCTGTTAATTCTTGGAAAAAACCAATTGCAATTGGTCGCCATGCATACGGTGACATCTATCGTGACGTAGAGATTCTCGTAGATGGTCCAGGAAAAGTAGAACTTGTTTATACAGATGCATCTGGAAAAGAAAAACAAAGACTGTTAGTAAATGAATTTAAAGGTGCAGGTGTGGCTCTTGCGATGCACAACTTAGATGAATCTATTAAATCATTTGCAAAAGCATGTTTCACATATGCATTATCTGAAAAAATCAGCATCTGGTTTGCCACAAAAGATACCATTTCAAAAAAATACCATGCTCGTTTCCGTGATATCTTTGATACTATGGCAAAAGAACAAGAATCTGCAATGAAAGCTGCAGGTATCACTTACAGTTATTACCTCATTGATGATGCGGTTGCACAAATCATGAAAAACGAAGGTGGTCAACTTTGGGCTCTCATGAACTATGATGGTGACGTGATGAGTGATATGGTTGCTTCTGGATTTGGTTCTCTTGGACTTATGACTTCTGTTCTCGTCTCTCCAGATGGAAAATACGAATACGAAGCAGCTCACGGAACTGTGACACGTCACTACCGTAAGTACCAAAAAGGGGAAACAACTTCTACAAACTCAGTAGCATCTATTTTTGCTTGGACAGGTGCTCTTGCAAAACGTGGAGAACTTGATGGAACTCCTGATGTAGTGAATTTTGCCCACAAATTAGAAGAAGCAATCATCGAAACAATTGAAGGCGGAGAAATGACAAAAGATCTACTTTCCCTTTCAACAGCAGCAAAGAAAACAGAATTGGATACTTTCCAATTCATGGAAGCTGTACAAAAACGTTTGGATGCTAAGCTCAAATAA
- a CDS encoding GNAT family N-acetyltransferase — translation MIEIIPFTPALAEFIKTLNYVWLEKYFRIEEGDLLALSDPKRYIIDSGGFIFFAKYQNQIVGTASLLKKTETEFELGKMAVTESVQGKGIGRKLLEYCLTFAKENKIRSLVLYSNTKLESAIHLYRKYGFREIELESGLYERANIKMFLDLESFSG, via the coding sequence ATGATCGAAATAATTCCCTTCACACCTGCGTTAGCCGAATTCATCAAGACTTTGAACTACGTGTGGTTGGAGAAATACTTTCGCATCGAAGAAGGTGATTTACTCGCTTTGTCAGATCCTAAACGATACATTATCGATAGTGGGGGATTTATTTTTTTTGCCAAATATCAAAACCAAATTGTTGGTACTGCATCTTTACTGAAGAAAACAGAAACAGAATTCGAATTGGGAAAAATGGCTGTTACCGAATCAGTACAAGGAAAAGGAATTGGTAGAAAGCTTTTAGAATATTGTCTTACTTTTGCCAAGGAAAACAAAATTCGTTCTCTTGTTTTATATTCCAATACAAAACTTGAATCGGCAATTCATCTGTATCGTAAATATGGATTTCGAGAAATTGAATTAGAATCAGGTTTATACGAAAGAGCCAATATAAAAATGTTTCTAGATTTAGAATCTTTTTCTGGTTAA
- a CDS encoding LLM class flavin-dependent oxidoreductase translates to MNPIPNAPAIRSEDTSVEVAWFCDLCNGDYEFLGVPDGSLRSSFEHCADIIRIADELGYQNILLPSSYQTGQDTLTFAAAASQFTKHISLLTAIRCGEIHPPMLARTLSTLDHMLKGRLNINIISSDLPGTLRDSKTRYEISKEVIQILQQGWTRDHINFQGKHYQLDLTADPVKSYQTNGGPLLYFGGISEDARALCAEFCDVFLMWPETEERLADTMKDLSERAFSFGRKIDFGLRIHLIVRDTEKEAKDAAKRLLSKLNIERANDIKHRALDSNSAGVLRQDELRKSADSDLFIEPMIWSGIGLARSGCGSAIVGTPEQVYEKIQRYIQMGIRAFIFSGYPLIEESKLFADKVLPKLKTVNFAEAQGRKPKGIPVTPLTTGERK, encoded by the coding sequence ATGAATCCGATTCCTAATGCACCCGCCATTCGATCCGAAGACACTTCTGTAGAAGTTGCCTGGTTTTGTGACCTATGCAATGGAGATTATGAATTTTTAGGAGTCCCTGATGGTTCTTTGCGTTCGAGTTTCGAACATTGTGCCGATATCATCCGAATCGCAGATGAGTTGGGATATCAAAATATATTATTACCTTCCTCTTACCAAACTGGACAAGATACATTAACATTTGCTGCTGCAGCATCGCAGTTTACAAAACATATTTCTCTCCTAACAGCGATTCGTTGTGGAGAAATCCATCCTCCCATGCTTGCAAGAACCCTTTCCACTTTGGATCATATGCTAAAGGGAAGGCTCAATATCAATATCATCTCTTCTGACTTACCTGGAACTCTACGTGATTCCAAAACGAGATATGAAATCTCAAAGGAAGTGATCCAAATCTTGCAACAAGGTTGGACAAGGGATCACATCAATTTTCAAGGAAAACATTACCAGTTGGATTTAACTGCTGATCCAGTAAAGTCTTACCAAACAAATGGTGGCCCCTTACTTTACTTTGGTGGGATTTCGGAAGATGCACGGGCATTGTGTGCTGAGTTTTGTGATGTTTTTTTGATGTGGCCCGAAACGGAAGAAAGACTGGCTGACACTATGAAGGACTTAAGTGAGCGTGCATTTAGTTTTGGACGTAAAATTGATTTTGGTCTAAGGATTCATTTGATTGTGAGGGACACTGAAAAGGAAGCAAAAGACGCCGCAAAACGTCTATTATCAAAATTGAATATCGAAAGAGCTAATGATATTAAACATAGAGCACTTGATTCCAATTCTGCAGGTGTATTACGCCAAGATGAACTTCGCAAGTCTGCTGATTCTGATTTATTCATTGAACCTATGATTTGGTCAGGGATTGGACTCGCCAGATCAGGTTGTGGTTCTGCAATTGTAGGAACACCTGAACAAGTGTATGAAAAAATCCAAAGGTACATCCAGATGGGAATCCGAGCATTTATTTTTTCCGGTTATCCACTCATTGAGGAATCTAAACTCTTTGCAGATAAAGTTCTGCCAAAATTAAAAACAGTAAATTTTGCCGAGGCACAAGGAAGGAAACCCAAAGGTATTCCTGTTACACCTCTGACAACAGGAGAAAGAAAATAA
- a CDS encoding adenylate/guanylate cyclase domain-containing protein encodes MTNESKSLLDSFMDWYLVELPKIDSPAVLFHSYIQYLQSLGFDIMRGNMGTKTLHPQVETLAYLWAPNSQKELFDVQVNSLFHSSSFYEFPDSSIRVTKFRLGSIQSSQFTASPIHYVLTAKKTYYYQFDSEKKGDYPYPILEELAPLGGTGYLAVPVIQKGNSYAFLSLLTKKPNGFNETEVDFLTKSLNLIALKWWTFIQSELTESLLSIYLGKRTGSTVYSGKIYLGELENIQSVIWFSDIRNYSGISETLSPKEVIQLLNDYFGVAIPQIERFGGEVLKLLGDGILAVFPYKEKNKLVVGKKVLLAVRKLGELLTQLNQSREKEGKISIHHGVGLHSGEILYGNIGSMDRLDFTVIGEAVNLTSRIAGMCGELGKAVLASENLAKQIPVRWEELGEHKLKGISSPKKIFAISEKKKSVRESN; translated from the coding sequence ATGACAAACGAATCTAAGTCTTTACTCGATAGTTTTATGGATTGGTATTTGGTGGAACTTCCCAAAATTGATTCTCCCGCTGTTTTATTCCATTCTTATATTCAATACTTACAATCTTTAGGTTTTGATATTATGAGAGGGAATATGGGAACAAAAACCTTACACCCTCAAGTAGAGACATTAGCATATCTTTGGGCACCAAATTCTCAAAAAGAACTATTTGATGTGCAGGTGAATTCTTTATTCCACTCGAGTTCGTTTTACGAATTTCCAGATTCTTCCATTCGGGTCACCAAATTCAGATTAGGTTCAATCCAGTCTTCGCAATTTACAGCAAGTCCAATTCACTATGTTTTAACTGCTAAAAAAACTTATTATTATCAGTTTGATTCTGAGAAAAAAGGTGATTATCCTTATCCTATATTGGAAGAGTTAGCACCATTAGGTGGAACTGGGTATTTAGCTGTACCAGTAATTCAAAAAGGCAATAGTTATGCTTTTTTAAGTTTATTAACGAAAAAGCCAAATGGATTTAATGAAACAGAAGTAGATTTTTTAACAAAATCTTTAAACCTAATTGCACTGAAGTGGTGGACTTTTATCCAATCAGAACTCACAGAATCCTTACTCAGTATTTATTTAGGAAAAAGAACTGGTTCAACTGTATACTCTGGCAAAATTTATTTAGGTGAGTTGGAGAATATCCAATCAGTAATTTGGTTTTCTGATATTCGAAATTATTCAGGTATTAGTGAAACTCTTTCACCTAAAGAAGTCATTCAGTTATTAAATGACTATTTTGGAGTAGCAATTCCTCAGATCGAAAGGTTTGGGGGAGAAGTTTTAAAATTGTTAGGGGATGGTATCCTCGCTGTTTTCCCATACAAAGAGAAAAACAAATTAGTAGTAGGTAAAAAAGTATTACTCGCAGTACGTAAGTTAGGTGAATTATTAACTCAATTAAACCAATCAAGAGAAAAAGAAGGCAAAATTTCAATCCATCACGGAGTAGGTTTACATTCTGGTGAAATATTATATGGGAATATCGGATCTATGGATCGTTTGGATTTTACTGTGATTGGAGAAGCTGTTAATTTGACGAGTCGAATCGCCGGAATGTGTGGTGAGTTAGGAAAAGCAGTACTTGCCTCCGAAAACTTAGCGAAACAAATTCCGGTTCGGTGGGAAGAATTAGGCGAACATAAATTGAAAGGAATCAGTTCTCCAAAAAAAATCTTTGCGATATCCGAGAAGAAAAAATCAGTTCGTGAATCAAATTAA